One genomic window of Halorubrum hochsteinianum includes the following:
- a CDS encoding DUF7575 domain-containing protein, producing the protein MRNQLRPVLAAVLALVLPGLGHLSLRRWGRALLWLLTIVGGGVALFALYGVEPVDPLADPAAVSAAIPTDVALPIALLFTLSSIDAYLVGRADVAERERADAAAEAMRRRTAGADGDDAPGSGRVPPSGAVSGEDGETLEVTCPNCGKETDGDIDFCHWCTEPLPWAESESR; encoded by the coding sequence ATGCGAAACCAGTTGCGTCCCGTCCTCGCCGCCGTGCTCGCGCTGGTCCTCCCGGGACTCGGCCATCTCTCCCTGCGCCGATGGGGGCGGGCGCTGCTGTGGCTCCTGACCATCGTCGGCGGCGGAGTGGCGCTGTTCGCGCTGTACGGCGTCGAGCCGGTCGACCCGCTCGCCGACCCGGCGGCGGTGTCGGCGGCGATTCCGACCGACGTGGCGCTGCCTATCGCGCTCCTGTTCACGCTGTCTTCGATCGACGCGTACCTCGTCGGGCGGGCCGACGTGGCGGAGCGCGAGCGGGCCGACGCGGCCGCCGAGGCGATGCGCCGCCGCACCGCGGGCGCGGACGGCGACGACGCCCCCGGCAGCGGGCGGGTGCCGCCGAGCGGGGCCGTCTCCGGCGAGGACGGCGAGACGCTCGAAGTGACGTGTCCCAACTGCGGCAAGGAGACCGACGGTGACATCGACTTCTGTCACTGGTGTACCGAGCCGCTCCCGTGGGCCGAGTCGGAGAGCCGCTGA
- a CDS encoding MFS transporter, with protein MNRDRIGEYDVLVLVSLVWFLGKFVRYLFPPLFESIQGAYGVSNATVGTAFTGFMVVYALLQFPSGAVADRLGPVRVIVAGAVVAGAGSLAVVVDAPFAVLVAAMLVVGAGTGVHKTVSVRLIARVYPARTGRMLGVHDTLGAMGGVAAPAVVVAALSAPPAVAAVLARLPGADWRAPFLLTGVLAVSLAVATGLRLRSDERLGAETDADADDSPGAAEYFRLFRNPRFSAFVLVTVGFSFAHNGLVAFLPLYLSRAAGLPTSTANLLYSLVFAVTFVQLATGDLSDRVGRFPVMVATLGLAATALVALVALPGLGGGAVAAAVVVAAFGLGSHGFQPVRSAYLMELLPERLAGGGLGVVRTLLMGAGALAPGAAGVVADAVGFRPAFALLAGSMALAAVVAAGLWLTE; from the coding sequence ATGAACCGCGACCGGATCGGCGAGTACGACGTCTTAGTCCTCGTCTCGCTCGTCTGGTTCCTCGGGAAGTTCGTCCGCTACCTCTTCCCGCCGCTGTTCGAGTCGATTCAGGGCGCGTACGGCGTGAGCAACGCCACCGTCGGGACCGCGTTCACCGGCTTCATGGTCGTGTACGCGCTGCTCCAGTTCCCGAGCGGCGCGGTCGCGGACCGGCTCGGCCCGGTGCGGGTGATCGTCGCGGGCGCGGTCGTCGCCGGCGCGGGGTCGCTCGCGGTCGTCGTCGACGCCCCCTTCGCCGTCCTCGTCGCCGCGATGCTCGTCGTCGGCGCGGGGACCGGCGTCCACAAGACCGTCTCGGTGCGGCTGATCGCCCGCGTCTACCCCGCCCGCACAGGACGGATGCTCGGCGTCCACGACACGCTCGGCGCGATGGGCGGCGTCGCCGCGCCCGCGGTCGTCGTGGCCGCCCTCTCCGCGCCGCCCGCGGTTGCGGCCGTCCTCGCGCGGCTCCCCGGGGCCGACTGGCGCGCCCCCTTCCTCCTCACCGGCGTCCTCGCCGTCTCGCTCGCGGTCGCCACGGGGCTCCGGCTCCGTAGCGACGAACGCCTCGGGGCCGAGACCGACGCCGACGCCGACGACTCCCCCGGCGCGGCGGAGTACTTCCGACTGTTCCGGAATCCGCGGTTCTCGGCGTTCGTGCTGGTGACCGTCGGGTTCTCGTTCGCGCACAACGGGCTGGTCGCGTTCCTCCCGCTGTACCTCTCGCGGGCCGCCGGGCTCCCGACCTCGACCGCGAACCTCCTCTACTCGCTGGTGTTCGCGGTGACCTTCGTCCAGCTCGCCACCGGCGACCTCTCCGACCGCGTCGGCCGCTTCCCGGTGATGGTCGCCACGCTCGGGCTGGCCGCGACGGCGCTCGTCGCGCTCGTCGCGCTGCCCGGACTCGGCGGTGGCGCGGTCGCGGCCGCGGTCGTCGTCGCCGCGTTCGGACTCGGCTCGCACGGGTTCCAGCCCGTCCGCAGCGCCTACCTGATGGAACTGCTCCCGGAGCGGCTCGCCGGCGGCGGGCTGGGCGTCGTTCGGACCCTGCTCATGGGGGCCGGCGCGCTCGCGCCCGGCGCGGCCGGGGTCGTCGCCGACGCGGTCGGGTTCCGGCCCGCGTTCGCGCTGCTCGCCGGCTCGATGGCGCTCGCGGCGGTCGTCGCCGCCGGGCTCTGGCTGACCGAGTGA
- a CDS encoding FlaD/FlaE family flagellar protein — translation MSLNPRRYDVRELRRIADAPRTDGAGAPRERALRQPNRNRAEQAARSAAFTELLQRQRGKRLNGGGTADRPYLTAIPASPAAEREIGEWLGYLVDVGGHVRARDALAYYGELDWVGDDAVAALRRRLEGFDAPRRDRPFSPADHRISLVSIVRIASCASDQ, via the coding sequence ATGAGTCTGAATCCACGACGATACGACGTACGAGAACTGCGCCGGATCGCGGACGCGCCGCGAACCGACGGAGCGGGAGCGCCTCGGGAGCGGGCGCTCCGGCAGCCGAACCGGAACCGGGCCGAGCAGGCGGCGCGCTCGGCCGCGTTCACGGAGCTGCTCCAGCGTCAGCGTGGGAAGCGGCTGAACGGCGGCGGGACCGCGGATCGACCGTATCTGACGGCGATCCCGGCGTCGCCCGCGGCGGAACGCGAGATCGGCGAGTGGCTCGGCTACCTCGTCGACGTCGGCGGCCACGTGCGGGCCCGGGACGCGCTCGCCTACTACGGCGAACTCGACTGGGTCGGCGATGACGCGGTCGCGGCGCTGCGGCGGCGTCTGGAGGGGTTCGACGCCCCCCGACGGGACCGGCCGTTCAGCCCCGCGGACCACCGGATCAGTCTCGTCTCCATCGTCCGGATCGCTTCGTGTGCGAGTGACCAATGA
- a CDS encoding pantoate kinase produces the protein MSSQRATAFVPGHVTAFFSAHPADDPAVAGSRGAGVTLADGVTVRVSAADVAADGATGDAAAADAAAAAATADSGSRTIDGDRGSIGAVEDVLADLNATGADVAVETDLPIGAGFGVSGAAALGAALAANAAFDRGRSENDLVRTAHAAEVGRGTGLGDVVAQARGGVPVRLEPGAPGVGELDGVPASARVEYVTFDELSTEEVLGGDTTALSAAGEAALDRLRADPRLPTLMDAARGFARDADLLVPEVAEAVDAVDAAGGEAAMAMLGRTVFALGTGLSDAGYEPRACRVDAAGARLVDDRDRG, from the coding sequence ATGAGCAGCCAGCGGGCGACCGCGTTCGTCCCGGGTCACGTCACCGCCTTCTTCAGCGCGCACCCCGCCGACGACCCCGCGGTCGCCGGGTCGCGCGGCGCGGGAGTGACGCTCGCCGACGGCGTGACGGTTCGGGTCTCGGCGGCGGACGTCGCGGCCGACGGGGCGACTGGCGACGCCGCCGCGGCCGACGCCGCCGCCGCGGCCGCCACCGCTGATTCCGGCTCCCGCACCATCGACGGCGACCGCGGATCGATCGGCGCGGTCGAGGACGTCCTCGCCGACCTGAACGCTACAGGAGCCGACGTGGCGGTGGAGACCGACCTCCCGATCGGTGCCGGGTTCGGGGTCTCCGGTGCGGCCGCGCTCGGGGCCGCGCTCGCGGCGAACGCCGCGTTCGACCGCGGCCGCTCCGAGAACGACCTCGTGCGGACCGCACACGCCGCGGAGGTCGGGCGGGGGACCGGCCTCGGCGACGTCGTCGCGCAGGCGCGCGGCGGGGTCCCGGTCCGGCTGGAGCCGGGCGCGCCGGGCGTCGGCGAACTCGACGGCGTCCCGGCGAGCGCGCGGGTCGAGTACGTCACCTTCGACGAGCTGTCGACGGAGGAGGTGTTGGGGGGCGACACGACCGCGCTCTCCGCGGCCGGCGAGGCGGCGCTCGACCGGCTCCGGGCGGACCCCCGACTCCCGACGCTGATGGACGCCGCCCGCGGGTTCGCCCGCGATGCGGACCTCCTCGTGCCCGAGGTGGCCGAGGCGGTGGACGCGGTGGACGCGGCCGGCGGCGAGGCGGCGATGGCGATGCTCGGGCGCACCGTCTTCGCGCTCGGGACCGGCCTCTCCGACGCGGGGTACGAGCCGCGGGCGTGCCGGGTCGATGCGGCCGGCGCGCGGCTCGTCGACGACCGCGACCGTGGGTAA
- a CDS encoding signal recognition particle protein Srp54 produces the protein MVLDDLGTSLRSSLDKLQGKTRLSESDVEEMVKEIQRSLLSADVDVSLVMELSDSIKSRALEEEPPGGTTARDHVLRIVYEEMVDLVGDSTELPLENQTILLAGLQGSGKTTSAAKMAWWFSKKGLRPAVIQTDTFRPGAYDQAKQMCERAEVEFYGNPDNDDPVDIARTGLEETEDADVHIVDTAGRHALEDDLIAEIEEIEGVVDPDRSLLVLDAAIGQGAKEQARQFEASIGIEGVMITKLDGTAKGGGALTAVNETDSSIAFLGTGETVQDIERFEPSGFISRLLGMGDLKQLSERVERAMQETQEEDDDWDPEDMLKGEFTLKDMKRQMDAMNKMGPLDQVMDMIPGLGGGMMDELPDDAMDVTQDRMRRFERIMDSMTEEELENPRVVGQSRVERIARGSGTDEETVQQLLEQHSMMEETIGQFQGMGEGDMQRMMKKMGGGEGGGLGDMMGGGKGPF, from the coding sequence ATGGTACTCGACGACCTCGGTACGTCCCTGCGGAGCAGCCTCGACAAGCTCCAGGGGAAGACCAGACTCTCCGAGAGCGACGTCGAGGAGATGGTCAAGGAGATCCAGCGGTCGCTCCTCTCCGCCGACGTCGACGTCTCCCTCGTGATGGAGCTGTCCGACTCGATCAAGTCCCGCGCGCTCGAAGAGGAGCCGCCGGGCGGCACCACCGCGAGGGACCACGTCCTCCGGATCGTCTACGAGGAGATGGTCGATCTGGTCGGCGACTCCACCGAACTCCCCTTGGAGAACCAGACGATCCTCCTCGCCGGGCTTCAGGGGTCGGGGAAGACCACCTCCGCCGCGAAGATGGCGTGGTGGTTCTCGAAGAAGGGGCTCCGACCCGCGGTGATCCAGACCGACACGTTCCGGCCGGGGGCGTACGATCAGGCGAAGCAGATGTGCGAGCGCGCCGAGGTCGAGTTCTACGGGAACCCCGACAACGACGACCCGGTCGACATCGCGCGGACCGGACTCGAAGAGACCGAGGACGCCGACGTCCACATCGTCGACACGGCCGGTCGCCACGCGCTCGAAGACGACCTCATCGCGGAGATCGAAGAGATCGAGGGCGTCGTCGACCCCGACCGGTCGCTGCTCGTCTTGGACGCCGCGATCGGGCAGGGCGCGAAGGAGCAGGCCCGGCAGTTCGAGGCGTCGATCGGCATCGAGGGCGTGATGATCACCAAGCTCGACGGGACCGCGAAGGGTGGCGGCGCGCTGACGGCGGTCAACGAGACCGACTCCTCCATCGCCTTCCTCGGGACCGGCGAGACGGTCCAGGACATCGAGCGCTTCGAGCCGTCCGGGTTCATCTCCCGGCTGCTCGGGATGGGCGACCTCAAGCAGCTCTCCGAGCGCGTCGAGCGCGCGATGCAGGAGACCCAGGAGGAGGACGACGACTGGGACCCCGAGGACATGCTGAAGGGGGAGTTCACCCTGAAGGACATGAAACGACAGATGGACGCGATGAACAAGATGGGGCCCCTCGATCAGGTGATGGACATGATCCCCGGGCTGGGCGGCGGGATGATGGACGAGCTGCCGGACGACGCGATGGACGTCACCCAAGACCGGATGCGCCGCTTCGAGCGCATCATGGACTCGATGACGGAGGAGGAGCTGGAGAACCCCCGCGTCGTCGGGCAGTCCCGCGTCGAGCGTATCGCCCGCGGCTCCGGCACCGACGAGGAGACGGTCCAGCAGCTCTTAGAGCAGCACTCGATGATGGAGGAGACGATCGGCCAGTTCCAGGGGATGGGCGAGGGCGACATGCAGCGCATGATGAAGAAGATGGGCGGCGGCGAGGGCGGCGGCCTCGGCGACATGATGGGCGGCGGCAAAGGCCCGTTCTGA
- a CDS encoding DICT sensory domain-containing protein — translation MVESLRSFFDELESPERHLVLLNRSSPDPVRKLLDSVFDGQSVSISETVDPESGDDVVALVENGSVVARSTLDELLESVLLINSDLYKTGAIELDEVSLPAVFEGLDEVAFRVRGYPASNKEKLLLIIVSRVIERIAAQHGDGTLRASFQRLSRIDDERGTRSVYERVARSGVDVHVYGVGDVESLSTLPVTVHAGTSYPYRRSWFVVFTPPDGGDGDHVALLALEDEPNVWDAFWTFRPELVTRIERYIAEEV, via the coding sequence ATGGTCGAATCGCTCCGCTCGTTCTTCGACGAACTCGAGTCCCCCGAGCGCCACCTCGTCCTCCTGAACCGGTCGTCGCCGGACCCGGTCCGGAAGCTGCTGGACTCGGTGTTCGACGGGCAGTCGGTCTCGATCAGCGAGACCGTCGACCCCGAGTCGGGCGACGACGTGGTCGCCCTCGTCGAGAACGGGTCCGTCGTTGCGCGGTCGACGCTCGACGAACTGCTCGAATCGGTGTTGCTGATCAACTCCGACCTGTACAAGACGGGCGCTATCGAGCTCGACGAGGTCTCGCTTCCGGCCGTGTTCGAAGGGTTAGACGAGGTCGCGTTCCGGGTCCGCGGCTACCCCGCGTCGAACAAGGAGAAGCTCTTGTTGATCATCGTCTCCCGGGTGATAGAGCGCATCGCGGCCCAACACGGTGACGGCACGCTGCGCGCCTCGTTCCAGCGGCTCTCGCGGATCGACGACGAGCGCGGCACTCGGTCGGTGTACGAGCGGGTCGCCCGGAGCGGCGTCGACGTCCACGTGTACGGCGTCGGCGACGTGGAGTCGCTGTCGACGCTTCCGGTGACGGTCCACGCCGGGACCTCCTACCCCTACCGACGGTCGTGGTTCGTCGTGTTCACGCCCCCCGACGGCGGCGACGGGGACCACGTCGCGCTGCTCGCGCTCGAAGACGAGCCGAACGTCTGGGACGCCTTCTGGACGTTCCGGCCGGAGCTCGTGACCCGCATCGAACGGTACATCGCCGAGGAGGTCTGA
- a CDS encoding helix-hairpin-helix domain-containing protein, which yields MSRNDEVATRLEEFADLLEATGVEYKPTAYRRAAENVRDHPAPIEGLAAEGEDAVAEIDRVGDAIAAKIVEYVETGAIEELTDLREELPVDMAGLTAVEGVGPKTVGTLYDALGITDLDELEAAAEAGEIREVSGFGAKTEQNILDNVPFARESRERTRLGDARPVADDALAYFADRDDVAAAEVCGSIRRWKPTIGDIDLLVASEERDPIVDAFTDWPAADATIEAGTGKASVRADGTRVDLRIVDPDEFGAALQYFTGSRAHNVAVRNRAIDRDLKLNEYGLFDVSDVDGEGSEVADADGDEDGGAAEEADATRAGDRVAGESEDEVYRALDMDPVPPELREDRGEVAAAAEGRLPFLVEPDDLRGDLHTHTDWSDGGFSVVEMAAAAEERGHDYHVVTDHATGPGMVGGVGLDEDDIEEQAAAIEEARDAVDIPILHGIEANIDADGGLSTDDETLAALDIVVASPHAALGQDADAATERLVRAVAHPHVDVLGHPTGRLINERPGLDPDIEAVAQAAAANGTAIEVNANPARLDADGEFVRAAIEAGATIAVNTDAHAPRELDNARYGVHTARRGWAEASQVLNARSLNGLRSFLLE from the coding sequence ATGAGCCGGAACGACGAGGTCGCGACCCGGTTGGAGGAGTTCGCCGACCTCCTCGAAGCGACGGGCGTCGAGTACAAGCCGACCGCCTACCGACGGGCGGCCGAGAACGTCCGCGACCACCCCGCGCCGATCGAGGGGCTCGCGGCCGAGGGCGAGGACGCGGTCGCCGAGATCGACCGCGTCGGCGACGCCATCGCCGCGAAGATCGTCGAGTACGTCGAGACCGGCGCGATCGAGGAGCTGACCGACCTCCGCGAGGAGCTCCCCGTCGACATGGCGGGGCTGACCGCGGTCGAGGGCGTCGGGCCGAAGACGGTCGGCACGCTGTACGACGCGCTCGGAATCACCGACCTCGACGAGCTTGAGGCCGCCGCGGAGGCGGGCGAGATTCGGGAGGTCTCCGGGTTCGGCGCGAAGACGGAGCAGAACATCCTCGACAACGTCCCGTTCGCCCGGGAGTCCCGCGAGCGCACCCGCCTCGGGGACGCGCGCCCCGTCGCGGACGACGCGCTCGCCTACTTCGCCGACCGCGACGACGTCGCCGCCGCCGAGGTGTGCGGCTCGATCCGCCGCTGGAAGCCGACCATCGGTGACATCGACCTGCTCGTCGCCAGCGAGGAGCGCGACCCGATCGTCGACGCGTTCACCGACTGGCCGGCCGCCGACGCGACGATCGAGGCGGGCACCGGGAAGGCGAGCGTGCGCGCGGACGGCACCCGCGTCGACCTCCGGATCGTCGACCCCGACGAGTTCGGCGCGGCGCTCCAGTACTTCACCGGATCGCGGGCGCACAACGTCGCCGTCCGCAACCGCGCCATCGACCGCGACCTCAAGCTGAACGAGTACGGCCTGTTCGACGTGAGCGACGTCGACGGCGAGGGGAGCGAGGTCGCGGACGCCGACGGCGACGAGGACGGCGGAGCCGCCGAGGAGGCGGACGCGACCCGGGCCGGCGACCGCGTCGCGGGCGAAAGCGAGGACGAGGTGTACCGCGCGCTCGACATGGACCCGGTCCCGCCGGAACTGCGCGAGGACCGCGGCGAGGTCGCGGCGGCCGCCGAGGGACGGCTCCCCTTCCTCGTCGAACCGGACGACCTCCGGGGCGACCTCCACACCCACACCGACTGGTCCGACGGCGGCTTCTCGGTCGTCGAGATGGCCGCGGCGGCCGAAGAGCGCGGCCACGACTACCACGTCGTCACCGACCACGCGACCGGGCCGGGGATGGTCGGCGGGGTCGGCCTCGACGAGGACGACATCGAGGAGCAGGCCGCGGCGATCGAGGAGGCCCGCGACGCGGTCGACATCCCGATCCTCCACGGGATCGAGGCGAACATCGACGCCGACGGGGGCCTCTCCACCGACGACGAGACGCTCGCCGCCCTCGATATCGTCGTCGCCTCGCCCCACGCCGCGCTCGGACAGGACGCGGACGCGGCCACCGAGCGGCTGGTCCGGGCGGTCGCACACCCGCACGTCGACGTGCTCGGCCACCCGACCGGTCGCCTCATCAACGAGCGGCCCGGACTCGACCCGGATATCGAGGCGGTCGCGCAGGCGGCCGCGGCGAACGGGACCGCGATCGAGGTGAACGCGAACCCCGCCCGGCTCGACGCCGACGGCGAGTTCGTCCGGGCCGCGATCGAGGCGGGCGCGACGATCGCCGTCAATACCGACGCGCACGCCCCCCGCGAACTCGACAACGCGCGGTACGGGGTCCACACCGCGCGGCGCGGGTGGGCGGAGGCGTCACAGGTGCTCAACGCCCGGTCGCTCAACGGGCTTCGGTCGTTCCTGCTCGAATGA
- a CDS encoding DUF2237 family protein yields the protein MSTDDPNPGPDDRSDRNVLGGDLEPCGRDPTTGYLRDGYCRDVEGDVGEHTLCAVVTAEFLRYSRDRGNDLITPRPEFDFPGLEPGDRWCLCVGRWVEAADAGVAPPVVLEATDESVLRAVDADRLREHEFDPEAFDPGTLD from the coding sequence GTGTCCACCGACGACCCGAACCCCGGCCCCGACGACCGCTCCGACCGCAACGTCCTCGGCGGCGACCTCGAACCGTGCGGCCGCGACCCGACCACCGGCTACCTCCGGGACGGGTACTGCCGCGACGTCGAGGGCGACGTCGGCGAACACACGCTCTGTGCGGTCGTCACGGCCGAGTTCCTGCGGTACAGCCGCGACCGGGGCAACGACCTGATCACGCCGCGTCCCGAGTTCGACTTCCCCGGTCTCGAACCGGGCGACCGCTGGTGCCTCTGCGTCGGCCGGTGGGTCGAGGCCGCCGACGCGGGCGTCGCCCCGCCGGTCGTGCTGGAGGCGACGGACGAGTCCGTGCTACGCGCGGTCGACGCCGACAGACTCCGAGAGCACGAGTTCGACCCGGAGGCGTTCGACCCCGGAACGCTCGACTGA
- a CDS encoding Mut7-C RNAse domain-containing protein gives MTAGGEDPSDGSDPSAAELPPVLLDVMCGKLATYLRLCGYDAAYALDRGTEADDRLLALAAAEDRVLITRDRDLADRAPDADPAVDAALLTERDVLDQLRELDAAGFRIELAAEPSRCGSCNGPVERVASTEAGADVDDTVDAAADADRPDYVPDDVGMDRPGWRCVDCGQWFWKGGHWDDVAARIDRV, from the coding sequence ATGACCGCCGGGGGTGAGGACCCGTCGGACGGCTCGGACCCCTCCGCGGCGGAGCTGCCGCCCGTCCTCCTCGACGTCATGTGCGGCAAACTCGCCACCTACCTGCGGCTCTGCGGGTACGACGCCGCCTACGCGCTCGACCGCGGGACCGAGGCCGACGACCGGCTCCTCGCGCTCGCCGCCGCCGAGGACCGGGTCCTGATCACCCGCGACCGCGACCTCGCCGACCGGGCCCCCGACGCCGACCCCGCGGTCGACGCCGCCCTCCTCACCGAGCGCGACGTGCTCGACCAGCTCCGGGAGCTCGACGCGGCCGGCTTCCGGATCGAACTCGCCGCGGAGCCGAGCCGGTGCGGGTCGTGTAACGGTCCGGTCGAGCGCGTCGCGTCGACCGAGGCGGGGGCCGATGTCGACGACACCGTCGACGCCGCCGCCGACGCCGACCGGCCCGACTACGTCCCGGACGACGTGGGCATGGACCGCCCGGGCTGGCGCTGTGTCGACTGCGGGCAGTGGTTCTGGAAGGGCGGCCACTGGGACGACGTGGCGGCCCGGATCGACCGGGTGTGA